From Vitis vinifera cultivar Pinot Noir 40024 chromosome 3, ASM3070453v1, the proteins below share one genomic window:
- the LOC104878920 gene encoding acetyl-CoA-benzylalcohol acetyltransferase — protein MEVKILSKKLIKPSSPTPSHLRHLTLTPVDRLAPPIKASNIFYYPAKGSNPAVDVERRNRLETSLSEILTRFYPLAGRYVRESHSVDCNDEGVEYLEAEVEGKLSRLLSRRNEVIEQVIQLAGGEFTNSLASVQVTVFACGGVTIGVRIRHSVVDGFTAAHFSSAWATASRESMDKVIWPSFDLASFLPVKDLPMVKPRPPPKIFGADKVMTRRFIFDGANISSLKAAACDPSFKREPSRVEAVTALIWRALMVVSRAKHGRLRTSLASHAMNLREKIVPPLPGICCGNLYTEVPATFMADSGKTELPNLKDLVGLLREVKFKESVSREDVLLTVIKSTNELHEALGKEDIDVYNFTSWCRFPFYGNDFGWGNPAWMTRCHTPVEMISLQDTECGDGIEAWVTLEKKDMLQFQQDGDIVSFSSNGAP, from the coding sequence ATGGAGGTCAAAATACTGTCAAAGAAGCTCATAAAACCATCATCTCCAACACCATCCCACCTCAGGCACTTGACATTAACCCCAGTTGATCGACTTGCACCTCCAATCAAAGCATCTAATATTTTCTACTACCCTGCCAAAGGGAGCAACCCGGCGGTTGATGTTGAAAGACGGAATCGTTTGGAGACATCTCTGTCAGAGATCTTGACTCGTTTTTACCCGCTAGCAGGAAGATACGTCAGGGAGAGTCACTCAGTTGATTGTAATGATGAAGGGGTTGAATATTTGGAGGCCGAAGTGGAGGGTAAACTCAGTCGACTTCTAAGCAGGAGAAATGAGGTCATAGAGCAGGTGATTCAGTTAGCAGGCGGAGAATTCACCAATTCGCTAGCTTCAGTTCAGGTCACCGTGTTTGCCTGCGGGGGAGTAACCATTGGAGTTCGCATTCGCCACAGCGTTGTTGATGGATTCACTGCTGCTCACTTCAGTAGTGCTTGGGCGACTGCAAGCAGAGAAAGCATGGATAAAGTTATTTGGCCAAGTTTCGATTTGGCCTCTTTCTTGCCAGTAAAAGATTTACCTATGGTCAAGCCACGCCCTCCCCCTAAGATCTTTGGAGCTGATAAGGTCATGACCAGGAGGTTCATATTCGATGGGGCCAACATATCGTCCCTTAAAGCCGCAGCTTGCGATCCCAGCTTCAAACGGGAGCCTTCTCGGGTTGAGGCCGTTACAGCACTCATATGGAGAGCTCTCATGGTTGTAAGCCGAGCGAAACATGGACGCTTGAGGACTTCCCTGGCTTCCCATGCCATGAACTTGCGTGAAAAAATCGTTCCACCATTACCAGGCATTTGTTGTGGAAACCTCTACACAGAGGTGCCAGCCACATTTATGGCGGACAGTGGCAAAACCGAGCTGCCCAATTTGAAGGATTTGGTGGGTCTACTAAGGGAGGTAAAATTTAAAGAATCAGTGAGTCGCGAGGATGTGTTGTTGACTGTTATAAAATCGACGAATGAGTTACATGAAGCTTTGGGTAAAGAGGATATAGATGTGTACAACTTCACCAGCTGGTGCAGGTTTCCTTTCTATGGGAATGATTTTGGTTGGGGAAATCCTGCTTGGATGACCAGATGTCATACCCCTGTTGAAATGATCAGTCTGCAGGACACGGAATGTGGGGATGGAATTGAAGCTTGGGTGACCTTGGAAAAAAAAGACATGCTTCAATTCCAGCAAGATGGGGATATTGTGTCCTTCAGTTCCAATGGAGCTCCTTGA